The following DNA comes from Nitrosopumilus sp..
TCATGGTGAGACATTACTCCTTGATTTGTCGTAACAAGAAGCATTCCTCTATCATATGCTGGCAAGTATTGTTGCTCCCAATTATTATATTCATCATTTTTCACTTTAAATCTTGGTGAAATTGCTCCACATTTTGTAACTTTAGCCAATAATTTGATTTTAAATTTTCCACCTCTTTTGTCGTCAATATGCTCAAATTCTCCAATATACCCTGACTTTTGGAGTGTTTTTAATACCTCAATTCCAAGTTTTGATGTTGGAAGGATTATACATTCTTGTTTTCTTCGTGCTTCATTGTTGTAAATTGTGACAAATAGATTTGCTAAAATGTTAGTTGCTGGCATGATATCTCAATTATTTTTCCTGAACCCTAAAGATGTTGCTACTTC
Coding sequences within:
- a CDS encoding 30S ribosomal protein S8, which codes for MPATNILANLFVTIYNNEARRKQECIILPTSKLGIEVLKTLQKSGYIGEFEHIDDKRGGKFKIKLLAKVTKCGAISPRFKVKNDEYNNWEQQYLPAYDRGMLLVTTNQGVMSHHEAAEKGIGGFLIGYVY